In the Terriglobales bacterium genome, CGAAACCCAACGAAGTGAAGAAGCCCTCGCCGTATTTCACCATCTGGAGGGGCGTGGTCTGCTTCGCTTCCAGAAGCTTGGTCAGGTCGTAGCCTTTGTCGGCGCTGGCGGGCGCGACCAGGGGATAGATGTTGCCCCACTCCTGCCCCCACATGTTGCCGAGCAGGTGGGCGGGGACCATGCCATCGGGCGGCACAACGTTCGGACCGTACTTCTTGCTTAGCTGCGCGCGAACATAGGAGTGCAGCGAAAGATACAGGGGCCGAACCTGCTGCCAGAGGCGCTCCAGATCGGCGGCGAAGGCATCGGGCGGCATGTCGTAGTTAGAGCGCCACATCGCGCCGGTGTCCGCGAACCCTAGTTCGCGAGCGCCCTTATTGGAGAGTTCGACGAAGCGGGAGTAGCGCTGGCGCATGGGCGCGCCCACCTGGTGCCAGCCCACCCACAACGCTCTCAACTCGTCCGCGCTGGTCGCAGGATCGGCCATGATCTTCTCCATCTCGGGCAGGGAGAGGCACTTGTCGGGCGTGGACGGCGGGCAATACTTGCCCTTGCCGTAGTCCGACTGCATGGAGACCACGATCTTGGTGAGTTCGTCGCGCTCCTTGGCGTTGCTGGGGGCGGGCATGGGCAGCGAAAGCTTCAAGAGACGCATCTTGCGGCGCACCTGCGACGTCAACGCCAGGGCGTCGAAGCGCGGGGTTTGCGTTGCCCATTTCGTGGTCGCGCCGATCAACTGGCTGCTGTAATCGGCGGAGAGCGCTTCCGTGTCGTCGGTGATGAAGTTCTGGTTCACCCAGTCGGCGCGGCTGGACTTGATCGCCAGCTCCAGCAACTGCGTCTCGGCGTCGGTGATGAACTTCTCGGCTTCGGCCACGGTTGGAGCTGAGGCAGTCTTGGGCGCAGGCTTCCGTTCGGATGTGGCTTGGGAGAGCGATGGCATGGACAACAACAGGATGATGGCGCTGATGGCTAGGATGCGGTGACGCATGCGGTGCACCTCCGGCGCGTGATTCTAAATCCTGGGCGGCTGAATCGAATAGGAGACGCGCTGACGCGCTTCTCTACCCGGCTCTTTCGTAGAGACGCCCGCCAGGGCGTCTCCGGTACAATGACTGACTACTTATCTGACGGAATACTTTCCAGAACGGGAGCACGACCTTGGCTGAGACCAACTACGACGTCGCCATCATCGGGAGCGGGCCGGCTGGATACACCAGCGCCATCCGCGCCGGGCAGTACGGCCTGAAGACGGCGCTCATCGAGAAGAACGCGAAACTGGGTGGCACCTGCCTGCACGTGGGCTGCATCCCCACCAAAGCACTCCTCTTCAATGCCGAGCTCTACGACTACCTGAAGGAAGGGAAGGAGTTCGGGCTGGTGGGCGGCGAGAACGTGAAGCTCGATTGGACGGCGATCATGCAGCGCAAGAACAAGATCGTCACCAAACACGCCAAGGGCCTCGAGTTCCTGATGAAGAAGAACAAGGTAGCGACCGTTGCCGGCTATGGGAGGCTCAGCGGGCCAGCCAAGGGCGGAACCTTCGACATCGAAGTGGACAATGGCGGGCAAAAGAGCACACTCAAGAGCAGAAACGTGATCCTGGCAACGGGTTCGGAGGCCCGCTTGCTGCCGGGGATGCAGGCCGACGACCGCATCCTAACCAACATCGAGATCCTCAGCCTGGAGAAGATCCCGAAGTCGCTGATCATCGTGGGTGCAGGCGCCGTCGGAGTGGAGTTCGCTTCCATCTACAAGTCGTTCGGCGCCGAGGTCACCATCCTGGAGATGCTGCCGCGCTTGGTGCCGCTTGAGGACGAGGAGATCTCCAAGGAATTGGCGCGGGTCTTCAAGAAGCGCGGCATCGACTTTTATGTCGGCGTCAAGGTCGAGAAGGTCGAAAAGACAAAGGATGGCGTGGCCGTCTCCATCAGCGGCGAAGGCAAGACCCAGCAGAGGATCGAGGCGGAGAAGATCCTGATCGCGGTCGGACGCAAGCCCAATACTGAGAATATCGGGCTGGACAAGGTGAAGAACATCCAGGTCGAGCGTGGCTTCATCCACACCGACCAGTGGATGCAAACGGGCGAGCCCGG is a window encoding:
- the lpdA gene encoding dihydrolipoyl dehydrogenase, which translates into the protein MAETNYDVAIIGSGPAGYTSAIRAGQYGLKTALIEKNAKLGGTCLHVGCIPTKALLFNAELYDYLKEGKEFGLVGGENVKLDWTAIMQRKNKIVTKHAKGLEFLMKKNKVATVAGYGRLSGPAKGGTFDIEVDNGGQKSTLKSRNVILATGSEARLLPGMQADDRILTNIEILSLEKIPKSLIIVGAGAVGVEFASIYKSFGAEVTILEMLPRLVPLEDEEISKELARVFKKRGIDFYVGVKVEKVEKTKDGVAVSISGEGKTQQRIEAEKILIAVGRKPNTENIGLDKVKNIQVERGFIHTDQWMQTGEPGIYAVGDIVAGMPQLAHAGSMEGIVAVSRIAGKPAKPVKRELIPGCTYCEPQIGSVGLTEAAAREKKLDIKVGKFPFAGNSKATIVGAHEGFVKVVAGAKYGEILGVHIIGPGATEMVSEAVTAMENESTIEEMMFTVHAHPTLYEAMGDAFASVYGMAINA
- a CDS encoding M2 family metallopeptidase, encoding MRHRILAISAIILLLSMPSLSQATSERKPAPKTASAPTVAEAEKFITDAETQLLELAIKSSRADWVNQNFITDDTEALSADYSSQLIGATTKWATQTPRFDALALTSQVRRKMRLLKLSLPMPAPSNAKERDELTKIVVSMQSDYGKGKYCPPSTPDKCLSLPEMEKIMADPATSADELRALWVGWHQVGAPMRQRYSRFVELSNKGARELGFADTGAMWRSNYDMPPDAFAADLERLWQQVRPLYLSLHSYVRAQLSKKYGPNVVPPDGMVPAHLLGNMWGQEWGNIYPLVAPASADKGYDLTKLLEAKQTTPLQMVKYGEGFFTSLGFAPLPQTFWERSLFVKPRDRDVVCHASAWDLDSQQDVRLKMCIQVRDEDFVTIHHELGHNFYQLAYRKQPYLFQDSANDGFHEAIGDTIALSVTPDYLVKVGLLPALPQTSSDIGYLLREALDKVAFLPFGLRIDQWRWKVFSGQIKPEDYNKSWWEMINKYQGLSAPVPRSEADFDPGAKYHVPANVPYTRYFLARIYQFQFYRALCKASGYTGPLYKCSFFGNKAAGEKLAKALEMGKSHPWQDVMFQLTGEKEADASAMMEYFAPLKQWLDEQNKGQKIGW